The following coding sequences are from one Paenibacillus stellifer window:
- the rseP gene encoding RIP metalloprotease RseP, translating to MEMARVVFLTVLMFFVLVTVHEWGHFYFAKRAGILVREFAIGFGPKLFSYKRGETQFTLRLLPFGGYARMAGEDPEIVEISSGQTIAVRLGEGKVIKSIYLDQLDTRRNVIRGEAQSVDLEDDLQIRLDVDGEVETYAVHPQAMMVKGSQQIQIAPRDRQFGSKTVGQRAIAILAGPVMNFLLAFILFGVYIQMAGVAVENPTYLEVGDVSKGMPAEAAGLKKGDIVESINGEKIGADYQKMIDLTSESKGKPMDWTIKRGDETFTVTMTPRTMEGQEGGKVGITPMLPTRDAGIGETFKLSGNMMVDTTEQIFLGFRQLINHFNMNDLSGPVGTMELTGRIAQQGIVYLTHWTAILSLYLGIFNLLPIPALDGSRLVFLGVEALRGKPIDPGREGMVHFVGFAMLFLLMIAVTYNDILRLISG from the coding sequence TTGGAAATGGCTCGAGTCGTCTTTTTGACGGTGCTCATGTTTTTTGTCCTGGTTACCGTGCATGAATGGGGGCATTTTTACTTCGCCAAACGAGCCGGTATCCTGGTCCGGGAGTTTGCTATCGGTTTCGGTCCGAAACTGTTCTCGTATAAAAGGGGAGAGACCCAATTCACGCTGCGTCTTCTGCCTTTCGGGGGCTATGCCCGTATGGCGGGCGAGGACCCGGAGATTGTGGAAATATCGTCCGGCCAGACCATAGCGGTCCGGCTGGGAGAAGGTAAGGTCATCAAGAGCATTTATCTGGATCAGCTGGACACGCGCCGCAATGTGATACGCGGAGAAGCCCAGAGCGTCGATTTGGAGGACGATCTGCAAATTCGGCTTGATGTTGACGGCGAGGTCGAGACTTATGCCGTGCATCCGCAGGCGATGATGGTCAAAGGCAGCCAGCAGATTCAGATCGCCCCGCGAGACCGGCAGTTCGGCAGCAAAACCGTTGGACAGCGCGCGATTGCCATTCTTGCAGGTCCGGTGATGAACTTCCTGCTCGCCTTTATCCTGTTCGGCGTCTACATCCAGATGGCTGGCGTCGCCGTGGAGAATCCGACCTACTTGGAGGTGGGCGACGTATCCAAGGGCATGCCTGCCGAGGCAGCAGGCTTGAAGAAAGGCGACATTGTTGAATCAATTAACGGCGAGAAGATCGGCGCGGATTATCAGAAGATGATTGATTTGACTTCTGAGTCGAAGGGCAAGCCGATGGATTGGACGATCAAGCGCGGAGACGAGACTTTTACAGTCACAATGACGCCGCGTACGATGGAAGGACAGGAAGGTGGCAAGGTCGGCATAACTCCGATGCTTCCGACAAGGGACGCCGGAATTGGAGAGACCTTCAAGCTGTCTGGAAATATGATGGTGGATACAACGGAACAAATCTTCCTCGGATTCCGTCAGCTGATCAATCATTTCAATATGAATGATTTGAGCGGTCCGGTCGGAACGATGGAGCTGACGGGACGGATTGCCCAGCAGGGCATCGTCTATCTCACCCACTGGACGGCGATTCTCAGTCTGTATCTCGGTATTTTCAACCTTCTGCCGATACCGGCGCTTGACGGCAGCCGTCTCGTCTTTCTTGGAGTGGAGGCGCTCCGGGGCAAGCCTATCGATCCCGGACGGGAAGGGATGGTTCATTTCGTAGGTTTCGCTATGCTCTTTCTTCTGATGATTGCCGTGACGTACAATGATATTCTGCGGCTCATCAGCGGCTAA
- a CDS encoding 1-deoxy-D-xylulose-5-phosphate reductoisomerase produces MKKLSILGSTGSVGTQTLDVVALHPESFQVDGLAAGNNTALLLEQIKRFKPRRVSVASRELAEQIRLEIPGDIKLYYGEEGLVEIAAGGDADYVVTAVVGSVGLRSTLAAIEAGKDIGLANKETLVTAGHLVTEAVRRKGVSLLPIDSEHSAIFQCLNGEDPDDIHSITITASGGSFRDRTREQLRDVTVEDALRHPNWSMGAKITIDSATMVNKGLEVIEAHWLFGLPYEQINVLLHPESVVHSFVEFKDSSIIAQLGSPDMRVPIQYALTYPKRLPSPAQRLSLAQAGQLTFREMDLERYPALRMAIECGKLGGTATTVFNAANEIAVARFLRREISFLRIEEILEKAIAGHTPVLHPNLEEIEECDRSVRKLAELL; encoded by the coding sequence TTGAAGAAACTAAGCATCCTGGGCTCTACAGGCTCAGTGGGGACGCAGACGCTGGATGTTGTGGCCCTTCATCCGGAGAGCTTTCAAGTGGACGGGCTGGCGGCAGGCAACAATACGGCGCTGCTGCTGGAACAGATCAAACGCTTCAAGCCGCGCCGGGTATCTGTAGCGAGCCGAGAGCTCGCTGAGCAAATTCGCCTGGAGATCCCTGGAGACATCAAGCTGTATTACGGCGAAGAAGGATTGGTGGAGATTGCTGCAGGGGGCGACGCGGATTATGTCGTTACGGCAGTTGTGGGCAGCGTAGGTCTTCGATCCACCTTAGCCGCTATCGAAGCGGGAAAAGATATTGGTCTAGCCAATAAGGAAACACTGGTCACTGCAGGGCATCTGGTAACCGAAGCGGTTCGCCGAAAGGGAGTATCACTGCTGCCGATCGACAGCGAGCATTCCGCGATATTCCAATGCCTGAATGGCGAAGACCCTGATGATATTCATTCCATTACGATAACCGCCTCGGGCGGTTCCTTCCGCGACCGGACGAGAGAGCAGCTGCGGGACGTCACGGTTGAAGATGCACTCCGGCATCCGAACTGGTCCATGGGCGCGAAGATCACGATCGATTCGGCAACGATGGTTAACAAAGGCCTGGAGGTAATTGAAGCCCACTGGCTGTTTGGTCTCCCTTATGAACAGATCAACGTGCTGCTGCATCCGGAGAGCGTCGTTCACTCCTTTGTGGAATTCAAGGACAGCAGCATTATCGCCCAGTTGGGCAGTCCTGACATGAGAGTGCCGATTCAATATGCTTTGACATATCCGAAGCGGCTGCCTTCTCCGGCACAGCGGCTGTCGCTGGCACAGGCGGGGCAGCTGACGTTCCGTGAGATGGATCTTGAACGTTATCCGGCGTTGAGAATGGCGATTGAATGCGGCAAGCTGGGCGGAACGGCGACTACGGTATTCAACGCGGCGAATGAGATCGCGGTAGCCCGCTTTTTGCGCCGTGAAATTTCATTTCTCCGTATTGAGGAAATTTTGGAGAAGGCGATTGCCGGACATACCCCCGTTTTGCACCCTAATCTCGAGGAAATCGAGGAATGCGACCGGAGCGTCCGGAAGCTTGCGGAACTTCTATAA
- the proS gene encoding proline--tRNA ligase, translating to MAKDKQFVTEITPQGEDFSRWYIDVIKKADLMDYSPVRGCIVFKPDGFEIWEHIQEEMNRRFKETGHRNAYFPLFIPESFFQKEKEHVEGFNPELPWVTEAGGDKLEERLAIRPTSETMIGHMYSKWIQSYRDLPVLINQWANVVRWEKRTLPFLRTSEFLWQEGHTAHENEEEAREETMRMLEVYRDFVEGYLAIPVITGQKTPSERFAGAVDTYSIEAMMKDGRAVQAGTSHYLGTKFAVAFDIQYLSRENNLEYVHTTSWGTSTRLIGSMIMVHGDDRGLALPPKVAPTQVIMIPIGPPKTREAVVARTDELFKELKSAGVRVRVDDRTDVTPGWKFNEYEMRGVPVRLELGPRDMENGVCVLVSRISGEKKVVQQDRLVEEVKEMLEQVHQEMYERALKFREEHFYSADTMDELKNEMEEKRGFALAGWCGDDACEAKVKEETGATSRNIPFEPAETKSTCICCGKPAQHTVVFAKAY from the coding sequence ATGGCTAAAGACAAGCAGTTTGTTACGGAGATCACGCCTCAGGGCGAAGACTTCTCGCGATGGTATATCGATGTAATCAAGAAAGCGGACCTCATGGACTACTCTCCGGTCCGCGGTTGCATCGTGTTCAAACCGGACGGATTTGAAATCTGGGAGCATATCCAGGAGGAGATGAACCGGCGCTTTAAGGAAACGGGACATCGGAACGCTTACTTTCCGCTGTTCATTCCCGAGAGCTTTTTCCAGAAAGAGAAAGAGCATGTCGAAGGCTTCAATCCGGAGCTTCCGTGGGTAACGGAAGCCGGAGGCGATAAGCTGGAAGAGCGTCTGGCGATACGTCCGACTTCGGAGACGATGATCGGCCATATGTACTCCAAATGGATTCAATCCTACCGCGATCTTCCGGTTCTGATCAACCAGTGGGCGAACGTGGTGCGCTGGGAGAAGCGGACGCTTCCGTTCCTTCGGACGAGTGAATTCCTGTGGCAGGAAGGCCACACGGCCCACGAGAATGAAGAGGAAGCCCGCGAAGAGACGATGCGGATGCTGGAAGTCTACCGCGATTTCGTGGAAGGCTATCTGGCGATTCCGGTCATTACGGGACAGAAGACGCCTTCCGAGCGCTTCGCCGGAGCGGTGGATACTTATTCGATCGAGGCGATGATGAAAGATGGACGAGCCGTTCAGGCAGGCACTTCCCATTACCTCGGCACCAAGTTCGCTGTTGCTTTTGACATCCAGTACTTAAGCCGCGAGAACAATCTTGAGTACGTGCATACGACTTCGTGGGGAACAAGCACCCGGCTGATCGGTTCCATGATCATGGTTCATGGCGATGACCGCGGCCTTGCACTGCCTCCGAAGGTGGCGCCTACCCAGGTGATCATGATCCCAATCGGTCCGCCTAAGACACGGGAAGCGGTTGTAGCCCGGACCGACGAGCTGTTCAAGGAACTGAAATCCGCCGGTGTCCGCGTCCGTGTGGACGATCGTACCGATGTAACGCCGGGCTGGAAATTCAACGAATATGAAATGCGCGGCGTACCGGTAAGACTGGAGCTTGGACCCCGTGATATGGAGAACGGCGTCTGTGTGCTTGTATCGCGGATCAGCGGCGAGAAGAAGGTTGTTCAACAGGACCGTCTCGTTGAAGAAGTGAAAGAGATGCTGGAACAGGTGCACCAGGAAATGTACGAGCGCGCCTTGAAATTCCGTGAGGAGCATTTCTATTCCGCAGATACGATGGACGAGCTGAAGAACGAGATGGAAGAGAAGCGCGGCTTCGCACTTGCTGGCTGGTGCGGCGACGATGCCTGCGAGGCGAAGGTGAAGGAAGAGACCGGCGCGACAAGCCGGAACATTCCGTTCGAGCCGGCTGAGACGAAGAGCACCTGTATTTGCTGCGGCAAGCCGGCGCAGCATACAGTAGTTTTTGCCAAAGCCTATTAA